A single region of the Anaerococcus urinomassiliensis genome encodes:
- the galE gene encoding UDP-glucose 4-epimerase GalE: protein MTRVLLTGGAGYIGSHTAVELLERGYDVVIYDNLVNSSKIALDRVEEITGKKLTFYEADILDTEFLKEVLIKEKIDVVIHFAALKAVGESVKKPLKYYHNNLTGTLSLLEAMEEVGVKNIIFSSSATVYGDPETTPITEDFPKGTCTNPYGWSKSFMEQIMTDLNTADPDFKVVLLRYFNPIGAHKSGLIGEDPQGIPNNLLPYISQVAVGKLPYLHVYGDDYDTHDGTGVRDYIHVVDLAKGHVLAVDKIDELDGVSVFNLATGNGYSVLDVLHAFEKACGKEIPYQIEARREGDIDKSFADASKAKEVLGWVADNGIDQMCQDAWKWQKMNPNGYKSEEK from the coding sequence ATGACACGAGTATTATTGACCGGTGGGGCAGGATATATTGGTAGCCACACAGCTGTAGAACTTTTAGAAAGAGGATATGATGTTGTAATTTACGATAATCTTGTAAATTCATCAAAGATAGCTTTAGATAGGGTGGAAGAGATTACAGGCAAGAAACTTACTTTTTATGAGGCTGATATCCTAGATACGGAATTTTTAAAAGAAGTTTTAATCAAAGAGAAAATAGATGTAGTCATACACTTTGCAGCTCTCAAGGCTGTCGGTGAATCAGTCAAAAAACCACTCAAATATTACCATAACAACCTTACAGGAACCCTAAGCCTGCTTGAAGCTATGGAGGAAGTTGGTGTTAAAAACATCATTTTCTCATCATCAGCTACAGTTTATGGTGATCCAGAAACAACGCCTATTACTGAAGATTTTCCAAAGGGCACTTGCACCAATCCATACGGCTGGTCCAAGTCCTTTATGGAGCAAATTATGACTGACCTAAACACGGCTGACCCAGACTTTAAAGTGGTTTTGCTAAGGTATTTTAACCCAATTGGAGCTCACAAATCTGGACTTATTGGCGAAGACCCACAAGGCATTCCAAACAATCTATTGCCATATATCTCTCAAGTTGCTGTTGGCAAGCTCCCGTACTTACACGTTTATGGTGACGACTACGACACTCACGATGGTACAGGAGTCAGGGACTATATACACGTAGTAGATTTGGCCAAGGGCCATGTCTTGGCAGTTGATAAGATAGATGAGCTTGATGGAGTAAGTGTATTTAACCTAGCAACAGGTAATGGTTATTCGGTTCTCGATGTCCTTCATGCTTTTGAAAAAGCATGTGGTAAAGAAATCCCATACCAAATTGAGGCAAGAAGAGAAGGAGATATAGATAAGTCATTTGCAGATGCTAGTAAGGCCAAGGAAGTACTAGGATGGGTTGCTGATAATGGTATAGATCAAATGTGCCAAGATGCATGGAAATGGCAAAAAATGAATCCAAATGGATACAAATCGGAGGAAAAATGA
- the agaV gene encoding PTS N-acetylgalactosamine transporter subunit IIB, with protein sequence MPNIVLTRIDNRLLHGQVATQWTKAIGANLILVANDEVASNKMRQGLMDMAAPTGVATRYWTIQKTIDTIHKAADRQHIFIICETPEDVLKLVEGGVPIDKLNVGNMHMAEGKRQVAGTVAVDDKDVEAFKALRDKGVDIEIRKVPTESKDNIDKLFS encoded by the coding sequence ATGCCAAATATTGTATTAACCAGAATTGATAACCGTCTATTGCATGGTCAAGTTGCAACTCAATGGACCAAGGCTATTGGTGCAAATCTAATTTTGGTGGCTAATGATGAAGTGGCTTCTAACAAAATGAGGCAAGGTCTTATGGATATGGCAGCTCCAACAGGTGTTGCAACCAGATATTGGACTATTCAAAAGACAATTGATACTATCCACAAGGCTGCTGATAGGCAACATATATTTATCATCTGCGAAACACCAGAGGATGTTTTAAAACTTGTAGAAGGTGGAGTACCAATAGATAAGTTAAATGTTGGAAATATGCACATGGCTGAGGGTAAACGCCAAGTGGCTGGAACAGTTGCTGTTGATGATAAAGATGTAGAAGCTTTCAAAGCTCTTCGTGATAAGGGCGTTGATATTGAGATTAGAAAAGTTCCTACTGAATCAAAAGATAATATTGATAAATTATTTTCATAA
- a CDS encoding PTS system mannose/fructose/sorbose family transporter subunit IID: protein MESNQIYEYQDRNPAPTLDKKTLNKMVWRSLFLQASFNYERMQAAGWLYSILPGLEKIHTNDEDLSRSMTHNLEFFNTHPFLVTFVMGIILSLEQNKVEIPTIRAVRVAAMGPLGGIGDALFWFTLVPISAGIASNLALQGSIAGPILFLVIFNVFQFIIRYWLMNWSYKMGSEAIDVFTANAKEFTRAASILGVMVVGALISVYGGTKLALEIPNGSTNEAREVQTVLPNDSIKTYEEYLYVKDDNGALTTDLQEGAEIRDLGNGTSQVKFNTYEEVPVTVNIQEVLDGIIPSLVPLALTLLLYFLLSKKGWTPIMCIGFLLLLGIVGSYIGIF from the coding sequence ATGGAATCTAATCAAATTTATGAATATCAAGATAGAAATCCAGCTCCTACTCTTGATAAGAAAACACTAAACAAAATGGTGTGGAGATCACTATTCCTACAAGCATCCTTCAACTACGAAAGAATGCAAGCTGCAGGATGGTTATACTCAATCCTGCCTGGACTAGAAAAAATCCACACAAATGATGAAGACCTATCAAGGTCTATGACCCACAACCTAGAATTTTTCAATACCCACCCATTCTTGGTAACATTTGTAATGGGAATTATCCTATCTCTTGAACAAAACAAGGTAGAGATTCCAACAATCAGAGCCGTAAGAGTTGCTGCTATGGGACCACTTGGTGGTATTGGTGATGCCCTATTTTGGTTTACACTAGTACCAATTTCAGCTGGTATAGCATCAAACCTTGCCCTACAAGGATCAATCGCTGGACCTATCCTATTTTTAGTAATATTTAATGTATTCCAATTTATTATCCGTTACTGGTTAATGAACTGGTCATACAAAATGGGATCTGAAGCCATTGATGTCTTTACAGCCAATGCCAAAGAATTTACAAGAGCTGCATCAATCCTTGGTGTAATGGTAGTAGGCGCATTAATTTCAGTGTATGGTGGAACAAAACTTGCCCTTGAAATACCGAATGGTAGTACAAACGAAGCAAGAGAAGTACAAACTGTTCTTCCAAATGACTCAATCAAAACATATGAAGAATACTTGTATGTAAAAGATGACAATGGTGCACTAACTACTGACCTACAAGAAGGTGCAGAGATTAGAGACCTAGGGAATGGAACAAGCCAAGTTAAATTTAACACTTACGAAGAAGTTCCAGTAACAGTTAATATTCAAGAAGTACTAGATGGTATAATTCCAAGCCTAGTACCGCTTGCCCTTACACTACTCTTATACTTCCTACTATCAAAGAAAGGATGGACCCCAATTATGTGTATTGGTTTCCTACTATTACTAGGAATTGTTGGTTCATATATAGGTATATTCTAA
- the yajC gene encoding preprotein translocase subunit YajC codes for MLDNIGQISLVLLAFLSVFFVIMQIISAKNMKKSRENMRILQESLKPGVKVMLLGGIYGTLVKLNKETAIVKIAENVEIKVDRSSIQSVIK; via the coding sequence ATGCTTGATAATATAGGGCAAATTTCTCTTGTTCTTTTAGCTTTTTTGTCCGTTTTTTTTGTTATTATGCAAATTATAAGTGCAAAAAACATGAAAAAGTCTAGGGAGAATATGAGAATTTTACAAGAAAGTTTAAAGCCGGGGGTAAAGGTTATGCTTTTAGGAGGGATTTATGGAACTCTTGTTAAGCTTAATAAAGAAACGGCTATTGTAAAGATTGCAGAAAATGTTGAAATTAAAGTAGATCGTTCTTCTATTCAATCCGTTATTAAATAA
- a CDS encoding sulfatase/phosphatase domain-containing protein, which produces MLPPASYYFDKYKNKEVLPTIYSDWDFFKGKNYDINAIYGDIGQEKIKNAKRAYSCLVEQIDHQVGRFLMKLSEYGLLEDTIIVFDSDHGDMIGDHNFLRKSVPYQGSIHIPLIVYDPGKNLGDNKDSKLDEIVELRDIMPSLLDFCDIEIPESVEGKSIKDLINGTKESQRDYLNGEHAYEDLSNHYILDKDYKYVWYSQSGKEQIFDIKNDPKEVNDLKDDQTKASLIKDYRGKVVKELKNRPERYIKEGNLQVGCEVRDTLEWGCCKLIDI; this is translated from the coding sequence CTGCTACCTCCGGCATCATATTATTTTGACAAATACAAGAACAAGGAAGTTCTGCCTACCATCTATAGTGATTGGGATTTCTTTAAGGGCAAAAATTACGATATAAATGCTATTTATGGAGATATAGGCCAAGAAAAAATCAAAAATGCGAAAAGAGCCTATAGCTGCCTAGTAGAACAAATTGACCACCAAGTTGGAAGATTTTTAATGAAACTTAGTGAATATGGTCTCTTAGAAGATACCATCATAGTCTTTGATTCAGACCACGGCGATATGATAGGAGACCACAATTTCCTAAGAAAATCCGTCCCATACCAAGGATCAATTCACATACCTCTAATAGTATATGATCCAGGCAAGAACTTGGGAGACAATAAGGATAGCAAGCTAGATGAAATAGTTGAACTAAGAGATATAATGCCTAGTTTGCTAGATTTCTGTGACATAGAAATACCGGAAAGTGTAGAAGGCAAATCAATAAAAGATTTAATCAACGGCACAAAAGAAAGTCAAAGAGATTACCTTAACGGCGAACACGCCTATGAGGACTTGTCAAACCACTACATTCTAGATAAGGATTATAAATATGTTTGGTATAGCCAAAGTGGCAAAGAACAAATTTTCGATATAAAAAATGATCCAAAAGAAGTAAATGACCTCAAGGACGATCAAACAAAAGCTAGTCTAATAAAAGACTACAGAGGCAAAGTAGTGAAAGAACTAAAAAACAGACCAGAGAGATACATCAAAGAAGGTAATTTGCAAGTCGGATGTGAAGTCAGGGATACCTTGGAGTGGGGCTGTTGCAAATTGATAGATATCTAA
- a CDS encoding PTS mannose/fructose/sorbose/N-acetylgalactosamine transporter subunit IIC gives MQFNALQILLIFVVTFFAAIDQFSFLESLYQPIVMGPVIGAILGDLHTGLIVGATYQLMTIGNMPVGGAQPPNAVIGGIMSVIFAVTSGLEPNAAVAAAIPFALLGQYGVTLLFTAMAPIMTKADQYAADANPRGIEKINYGAMAALGTIFGIIVVLFFLAGSAFGTRLVKEIPDTLMHGLGVAGGMMKYVGFAVLLRLMLSRDLWGFFLAGFAFAVIIMANPDLSGAALLLISLIGFAIAFWDYQIHTKLKQVQATSVSEGDYEDGI, from the coding sequence ATGCAATTTAATGCTTTACAAATACTATTGATATTTGTGGTAACATTTTTTGCGGCTATAGACCAATTCTCATTCCTAGAATCCCTATACCAACCTATTGTTATGGGTCCAGTTATTGGGGCTATTCTTGGGGACTTACACACTGGTCTTATTGTAGGCGCAACTTACCAACTTATGACTATTGGTAACATGCCAGTAGGTGGGGCACAACCACCAAATGCTGTTATCGGTGGTATTATGTCAGTAATCTTTGCGGTAACATCAGGTCTTGAACCAAATGCAGCTGTAGCTGCGGCTATTCCGTTTGCACTTCTTGGCCAATATGGGGTGACCTTACTTTTTACAGCTATGGCGCCAATCATGACAAAGGCGGACCAATATGCTGCTGATGCAAACCCACGCGGTATTGAAAAAATCAACTACGGGGCTATGGCTGCTCTTGGAACAATTTTTGGTATAATAGTTGTTCTATTTTTCCTAGCTGGTTCTGCTTTTGGAACTAGACTTGTAAAAGAAATCCCTGATACCCTTATGCATGGACTAGGTGTAGCAGGTGGAATGATGAAATACGTAGGTTTTGCTGTTCTATTAAGACTAATGCTTAGCCGTGACCTATGGGGATTCTTCCTTGCAGGTTTTGCCTTTGCAGTAATTATCATGGCTAATCCTGATTTAAGCGGTGCAGCACTACTATTAATTTCATTAATTGGTTTTGCAATTGCATTTTGGGATTACCAAATCCACACAAAACTTAAACAAGTTCAAGCAACAAGCGTAAGTGAAGGAGACTATGAAGATGGAATCTAA
- a CDS encoding amidohydrolase gives MAIKTKELLTKVNDIENYLIETRRYLHENPELSGKEFETSKFLKNEVQKLGLDIVEVKGTGFYAVLDTGRKGKTIALRTDIDALPVLENERNLAIDRVCRSKSEGVFHACGHDGHMAISLGAAKILSDLKDELTGRIIFIFEEGEETGSGIDSMIEALKLEKIDAIYGNHLASFLDSKKVSVDSGPVMAGAALVDFTIRGKGGHGSRPDLSINPIFAASNILNGLTSAWANRIDVTKTVTLGLGTINGGTIANVIPDEVRITGTLRYFDTEEGKKAVDQVKKVGKLTAQAHECEFIENTISLVTYPLINDDRLSEIAKSSINEVMPENLVSDVTWFASESFAKYRSIADILFAFIGTRNEELGSGAEHHNEYFDLDEASLGVGVTTMVKFTIDYLTK, from the coding sequence ATGGCTATAAAAACTAAAGAATTGCTAACTAAAGTTAATGATATAGAAAATTACTTAATAGAAACTAGAAGGTATTTGCATGAAAACCCAGAATTATCAGGGAAAGAATTTGAGACTAGTAAATTTTTAAAGAATGAAGTTCAAAAATTAGGCCTTGATATTGTAGAAGTAAAAGGTACAGGATTCTACGCGGTACTTGATACAGGAAGAAAAGGAAAAACAATCGCTCTTAGAACAGATATAGATGCATTGCCAGTATTAGAAAATGAAAGAAACTTAGCTATCGATAGAGTATGTCGATCTAAATCTGAAGGAGTATTTCATGCTTGCGGTCACGATGGACACATGGCAATATCATTAGGTGCAGCGAAAATATTATCTGATCTAAAAGATGAGCTAACAGGGAGAATTATTTTTATTTTTGAAGAGGGGGAAGAGACTGGTTCCGGAATTGATAGCATGATTGAGGCCTTAAAATTGGAAAAAATAGATGCTATTTATGGAAATCATCTTGCGTCGTTTTTAGATTCAAAAAAAGTATCAGTAGATAGTGGACCGGTTATGGCGGGCGCTGCATTAGTAGATTTTACTATAAGAGGTAAGGGCGGTCATGGATCAAGACCAGATTTATCTATAAATCCAATTTTTGCAGCTTCTAATATTTTAAATGGACTAACTTCGGCATGGGCAAATAGAATAGATGTGACTAAAACAGTAACTTTAGGTTTAGGAACTATTAATGGCGGTACAATCGCTAATGTTATACCTGATGAAGTAAGGATCACTGGTACGTTGAGATATTTTGACACAGAAGAAGGTAAAAAAGCAGTTGATCAAGTTAAAAAAGTTGGTAAATTAACAGCTCAAGCGCACGAATGTGAATTTATTGAGAATACGATTTCTTTAGTTACTTATCCTTTAATAAACGATGATAGACTATCTGAAATCGCAAAATCATCTATTAATGAAGTAATGCCCGAAAATTTAGTTTCCGATGTTACATGGTTTGCTTCAGAGTCTTTTGCGAAATACAGATCAATTGCTGATATCTTATTTGCTTTTATCGGTACAAGAAATGAGGAATTGGGGTCAGGTGCTGAGCATCATAATGAGTATTTTGACTTAGATGAGGCATCTCTTGGAGTCGGTGTCACAACTATGGTTAAGTTTACAATAGACTATTTAACAAAATAA
- a CDS encoding MalY/PatB family protein, whose translation MKYNFDEKIDRSGTNAMKLEGYKGYIFHADDSMVLPFADEEFIHLWVADMEFGVAPEILDAIRDRLDRQILGYTGNTDTRLYDALSAWCKERYDFEFKREELVISNGVVPAIIRLIRYIVKEDEKVLFNTPAYGQFANACFKNGREYVTSDLIKDEDGNYYIDFEDMDKKMAQADVPLFILCNPHNPTGRAWSKEELEKIAELIEKHDMWVISDEIHCDLRRADAPKHIPLGKIMPDYNKLITCMAASKSFNIAGLSESSIIIRDEKVKKQWLFDSDGLVNPLSHEGTIAAYTKGGDWLKECNDYLDGNFSYLYRYLRKELPKIIMTPAQTTYLAWVDFTNYFEENEDVELFFAEKSGVLIEADKAFVDNANRMVRINLACPRDYLKEGLERMVDAIKNKHDEPFLKAL comes from the coding sequence ATGAAATACAATTTTGACGAAAAAATTGATAGATCTGGTACAAATGCCATGAAATTAGAAGGATACAAAGGCTATATATTCCACGCTGATGATTCAATGGTACTACCTTTTGCAGATGAAGAATTTATTCATCTATGGGTCGCAGATATGGAGTTTGGAGTAGCACCTGAAATACTAGATGCAATCAGAGATAGGCTGGATAGGCAAATATTAGGATACACAGGAAATACTGACACTAGATTATATGATGCCTTGAGTGCATGGTGTAAGGAAAGATATGATTTCGAGTTTAAAAGAGAAGAACTGGTTATATCTAATGGGGTAGTACCTGCTATAATCCGTCTTATTAGATATATTGTAAAAGAAGATGAGAAAGTGCTATTCAACACACCAGCTTATGGTCAATTTGCAAACGCTTGCTTCAAAAACGGTAGAGAATATGTTACTAGTGATCTAATCAAAGATGAGGATGGTAACTACTATATTGATTTTGAAGATATGGATAAAAAGATGGCTCAAGCAGATGTTCCATTGTTTATTCTTTGTAATCCTCATAATCCAACAGGTAGAGCGTGGAGCAAAGAAGAGCTAGAAAAAATAGCAGAATTAATCGAAAAACACGACATGTGGGTCATATCAGATGAAATACATTGTGATTTGAGAAGGGCTGATGCTCCAAAACATATTCCATTAGGAAAAATAATGCCAGACTACAATAAATTAATAACATGTATGGCAGCAAGTAAATCATTCAATATCGCCGGTCTATCTGAGTCATCAATTATTATAAGAGATGAAAAAGTAAAGAAACAATGGCTATTTGATAGTGATGGTCTCGTAAATCCATTAAGCCACGAGGGAACAATAGCTGCTTATACAAAGGGTGGAGATTGGTTAAAAGAATGTAATGATTACTTAGATGGTAATTTTTCGTATTTATATAGATATCTAAGAAAAGAGCTACCTAAAATAATTATGACACCAGCTCAAACCACATATCTAGCATGGGTTGATTTTACAAATTATTTTGAAGAAAACGAAGATGTAGAATTATTCTTTGCAGAAAAATCAGGGGTTCTCATAGAAGCGGACAAAGCATTTGTAGACAACGCTAATAGGATGGTTAGAATTAACCTTGCTTGCCCTAGAGACTATTTAAAAGAAGGTCTAGAAAGAATGGTGGATGCAATTAAAAATAAACACGATGAGCCATTCTTAAAAGCTTTATAA
- a CDS encoding PTS sugar transporter subunit IIA, with protein MKGIILTTHGNFASGLYSTIKMIAGEFENIKIVEFHEGDNLEDLDKRLVEAYDSLDYDQVVVLTDLAGGTPFNRSVMSLSDKGNVGFLAGVNFAMLYQALSSETENLDEFIEEVLETSKESITKFDLEVSQEDDDLDGI; from the coding sequence ATGAAAGGTATTATATTAACGACTCACGGAAATTTTGCATCTGGCTTATATTCGACAATAAAAATGATAGCCGGAGAATTTGAAAATATAAAAATTGTAGAATTTCATGAAGGAGACAATTTAGAAGACTTAGACAAAAGATTAGTAGAAGCCTATGATAGTCTAGACTACGACCAAGTAGTTGTACTTACAGACCTAGCAGGTGGAACACCATTTAATAGATCTGTAATGAGCCTATCAGATAAGGGCAATGTAGGATTTTTGGCAGGAGTAAACTTTGCCATGCTCTACCAAGCCCTAAGCTCAGAAACGGAAAACCTAGATGAATTCATAGAAGAAGTCCTAGAAACATCAAAAGAATCAATCACAAAATTCGACTTGGAAGTAAGCCAAGAAGATGATGACTTGGATGGGATTTAG
- a CDS encoding nucleotidyltransferase family protein, giving the protein MKTTLVVLAAGIGSRYGAGIKQLAKMDDNGYTIIDYSIFDAKEAGFDKVVFIIRDEIEDDFKEIIGDRISEIMEVEYAYQRPELPGGFKNPESRTKPWGTVQAIIPTKKFVNEPFLVINADDYYGKKVFKDLHDFLVDPANRDKDKLQIAMAGYKLKNTLSDNGTVTRGVSVGDENNKLVKILETHEIKLEKDGSLSSKENLDSDLLNLESLVSMNMWASYPEFIDLCEEYFEKYLQRNKDNLEKAEYVLPEMIDELLKEDKAEITILPTNEKWIGITYKEDLKQAQEAFKAMFEKGVYPSDIWVK; this is encoded by the coding sequence ATGAAGACGACATTAGTAGTATTAGCAGCAGGAATAGGCAGCAGATATGGGGCGGGCATCAAACAACTAGCCAAAATGGACGACAATGGCTATACCATCATAGACTATTCAATATTTGATGCCAAAGAAGCTGGATTTGACAAAGTTGTATTTATCATAAGAGATGAGATAGAAGATGACTTCAAAGAAATAATTGGCGATAGAATTTCTGAAATTATGGAAGTTGAATATGCTTATCAAAGGCCAGAACTTCCAGGCGGATTCAAAAATCCAGAGAGCAGAACCAAACCTTGGGGAACAGTCCAAGCAATTATACCGACCAAAAAATTTGTAAACGAACCATTTTTAGTAATAAATGCTGATGATTACTATGGCAAGAAAGTTTTCAAAGACTTGCATGACTTCCTAGTAGATCCAGCAAATAGAGATAAAGATAAATTGCAAATCGCCATGGCAGGCTACAAACTAAAAAACACCCTATCAGACAACGGAACAGTGACGCGTGGAGTTTCTGTAGGAGATGAGAACAATAAACTAGTAAAAATCCTAGAAACTCATGAAATAAAACTAGAAAAAGATGGTTCTCTTTCCAGCAAGGAAAATCTCGATTCTGACTTACTTAACCTAGAAAGTCTAGTTTCAATGAATATGTGGGCAAGTTACCCAGAATTCATAGATTTATGCGAAGAATACTTTGAGAAATATCTTCAAAGAAATAAAGATAATCTAGAAAAAGCAGAATACGTCCTTCCAGAAATGATCGATGAACTGTTAAAAGAAGACAAGGCAGAAATAACTATTCTTCCAACCAATGAAAAGTGGATAGGTATAACCTATAAAGAAGACTTAAAACAAGCCCAAGAAGCCTTTAAAGCAATGTTTGAAAAAGGAGTTTACCCATCAGATATTTGGGTCAAATAA
- a CDS encoding MarR family transcriptional regulator, with the protein MKKDIYEKEVIDSWFDIEEGKVETDRKYEELSKLLDPMYDFVLAFSNYYNTRRNYGIGPDLTMIEVHILTQISDNPGITVTELAKRWHRSTSAISQTVRKLMKQDLVYRENSKENGKIFNLYASDFGNELAFRHKKYDNIDILKTRKKLLNEFTLEDLVAFDKVCKAYTDILRNNTN; encoded by the coding sequence ATGAAAAAAGATATATATGAAAAAGAAGTTATAGATAGTTGGTTTGACATTGAAGAAGGCAAAGTAGAAACAGATAGAAAATACGAAGAGCTTAGCAAACTCCTTGACCCAATGTATGATTTTGTATTAGCCTTTTCAAATTATTATAATACTAGAAGAAACTATGGTATAGGTCCAGACCTAACTATGATAGAAGTACACATACTAACCCAAATTTCTGACAATCCAGGCATAACTGTAACAGAACTTGCGAAAAGATGGCACAGATCAACATCGGCTATATCGCAAACAGTTAGAAAACTAATGAAACAAGATTTAGTTTATAGAGAAAATTCTAAAGAAAATGGAAAAATTTTCAACCTATACGCAAGTGACTTTGGAAACGAACTAGCTTTTAGACATAAGAAATATGATAATATAGATATTTTAAAAACAAGAAAAAAACTTTTGAATGAATTTACGCTAGAAGACTTGGTAGCCTTCGATAAAGTATGCAAAGCCTACACTGATATACTAAGAAACAATACTAATTGA
- a CDS encoding glucose-6-phosphate isomerase has protein sequence MRLDFTNVDLKNINNYEEKAMDAFKTLIDGSGEGNDFLGWIDRPNNYDKEEFERIKKTAAKIQSDSEVLVSVGIGGSYLGIKATEFALDKYFNSDRKVKIVYAGNNISGEYMADLLDYLKDKDFSVNVISKSGTTTEPAIAFRFLKEALEEKYGKEEAKGRIYATTDKNKGALKDLASSEGYQTFVVPDDIGGRFSVISAVGLLPLAASGINIDEFIAGFAEGREIYTKEDFENEAIKYAAVRNMLYEDDKDIEVFVNYEPKLQYIAEWWKQLFGESEGKDGKGIFPVSINNSTDLHSLGQMIQDGRRNLFETVIEIENAKKDIEIKETADNLDGLNFLAGKTMNYVNKQAMEGTTIAHVGGNVPNIRIILDEVSAKSIGKLYYFFEIAVGVSGYMLGVNPFNQPGVEEYKAQMFKLLGKPGY, from the coding sequence ATGAGATTAGATTTTACAAATGTTGACTTGAAAAACATCAACAATTATGAAGAAAAAGCCATGGATGCCTTTAAAACTTTGATTGATGGATCAGGTGAAGGTAATGACTTTTTGGGTTGGATTGATAGACCAAATAACTACGACAAAGAAGAATTTGAGAGAATCAAAAAGACTGCAGCAAAAATCCAATCTGACAGTGAGGTTTTAGTTTCTGTTGGTATTGGTGGTTCCTACCTAGGTATCAAAGCTACAGAATTTGCCTTGGATAAGTATTTTAACTCTGATAGAAAAGTTAAAATTGTTTACGCTGGCAATAATATTTCTGGCGAATACATGGCTGATTTGCTTGATTACCTCAAGGATAAGGACTTTTCAGTAAATGTTATTTCAAAATCAGGTACAACAACAGAACCTGCTATTGCTTTTAGGTTCTTAAAAGAAGCTCTTGAGGAAAAATATGGTAAAGAAGAAGCTAAAGGCAGAATTTATGCTACAACAGATAAAAACAAGGGTGCATTGAAAGACTTGGCAAGTTCTGAAGGCTACCAAACTTTTGTTGTTCCAGATGATATAGGCGGACGTTTCTCTGTAATATCAGCAGTAGGTCTATTGCCACTTGCAGCTAGCGGCATCAATATAGACGAATTTATAGCAGGCTTTGCAGAGGGACGCGAAATCTATACTAAAGAAGATTTTGAAAATGAAGCTATCAAGTATGCAGCTGTTAGAAATATGTTATATGAAGATGACAAAGATATAGAAGTCTTTGTAAACTACGAACCAAAATTACAGTATATTGCAGAATGGTGGAAACAATTATTCGGAGAGTCTGAAGGTAAAGATGGCAAGGGAATCTTTCCAGTATCTATAAATAACTCTACAGACCTCCACTCACTTGGACAAATGATTCAAGATGGTAGGAGAAACCTATTTGAAACTGTAATAGAAATTGAAAATGCAAAAAAAGATATAGAAATCAAAGAAACAGCTGACAACCTAGATGGACTAAACTTCCTAGCTGGCAAAACAATGAATTATGTTAACAAGCAAGCCATGGAAGGTACTACAATTGCCCATGTAGGCGGAAATGTACCAAATATTCGTATAATCCTAGATGAAGTTAGCGCCAAATCAATAGGCAAACTATATTATTTCTTTGAAATAGCAGTTGGTGTATCAGGCTATATGCTTGGAGTTAATCCATTTAACCAACCAGGAGTAGAAGAATATAAGGCACAAATGTTTAAATTACTTGGAAAACCAGGATATTAA